TCAGCAGGTCGGGGGCCTGTCCGGTGCCCTTGTTGATGTCCTGTTCGAGGCCGGAGGTGGTGCCGTGCGCGAACGCGGCGACGGCGAGCACCACCACGATGGCGAGCAGGCCCACCAGGAGCCGCATCAGGTCCGAGGGCCGGTGCACCCGGGCGGGGAGCAGCGGTTCGTCGCCCTCCACGGGGTCCGGGTGATCCGGGTGCGGCTCCGGGTCCGGCCGCGGGTCCTGGTCCGGCTTCGGGTCTTCGGCCGCGCGCGGGTCCCGGGCCTGCGGCTCCTGGTCCGCGCGCGGGGCGTCGTCGCCTCCCGGCCCGCGGTCTGCCGACGGGTTCTGCGGGATGTGCGCCCCCTCGGTGCGTTCCGCCTCGGTGCGTTCCGGGGCCGCCTGCCGCGGTTCCCGGCGCGCGTCCTGGTCGTCCTTGCCCGTCGTACGGCCGGTCTGCGGGCGTGCGCCGGCGTCAGGGGTGCCCGACCCGCCCTCGGGGTGCACGCCCTGCTGTTTCATGATCTCTTCTTGGTCTCGTATCACCGGTCACCGCCCGCACGATGGTGGCATGCCCCACCGACACACGCGGGCGTCAGGGTGCGGATGTGCGGTCGCACAGTCTGCCGGAAGCGCCGCCCGGGGGCGAGAGGAACGTCCGGTCCGCTCCGCGCCACGATGTCGGCGGGGTGCGGCAGGATGGGGCGAATGAGCGAGCAGAGCCCCGGTGAGGACATCCTGGACACGCACCCGGCGGAGCTCCCCGAGTACGCCGAGCGGGTCCTCCAGGTCGCCGAGCTGGTCCCGCCGGGACGGGTCATGACGTACGGCGACGTCGCCGAGTGGCTGGAGGAGGGCGGCCCGCGCCAGGTGGGCCGGGTGATGGCCCTCTACGGCGGCGCCGTGCCGTGGTGGCGGATCGTCCGCGCCGACGGGGTGCTGCTGCCCGGGCACGAGCTGCGCGCGCTCGCGCACTACCGCGCCGAGGGCACCCCGCTGAAGGAGGCGGGCAGGAGCGCCGAGGGCCACCTGCCGCGGCTGGACATGCGGCGGGCCCGGTGGGACGGCGGTACGGGCGACGAGGGTCACACCTGACAGCTTCCGCCATCGGGGGGCCATGGGGGCAACCCCTGCCCCGTCCGGGTGACACCGGGGACACCCGCGGCATGCCGTACGTTCGAGAGTCGGCGGCATCACGCCGGCGGCCCGTGTGTCCCCCAGCCGGAGGGCACCGCCCCGCGCGCGTGAGCGCCCGCCCGCCCGCACCACCAGCAAGCAGTACGACCACCAGGACCGGCCGACCACGTGAGCTCCTCTTCCACCACCGGACGCCCGCCGCACCCCGAGGTGCGGCGGGGGAGCCGTGGCGCCTACCGACTGGTGCGCACCCCGCCGCCGCGGCCGGCCTCCCCTGTTCTGGACGCCGCCCAGCGCGCCGTGGTTGACCACCGCGCCGGGCCGCTGCTCGTCCTCGCGGGCCCCGGCACCGGCAAGACCACCACCCTGATCGAGTCCGTGGCCGCGCGGATCGCCCGGGGCGGCGACCCCGAGCGCATCCTGGTGCTGACGTTCAGCCGCCGGGCCGCCCTCGACCTGCGCGACCGCATGGCCCAGCGCATCGGCGCGGCCCGCGCGCCCCGGGCGACCACCTTTCACTCGTACGGCTACGCCCTGGTCCGCGCCCACCAGGACGGCGAACTGTTCGCCGAGCCGCTGCGCCTGCTGTCCGGCCCGGAGCAGGACGTCGCCGTGCGCGAGCTGCTGGCCGGGCAGCCCGAGCTGGAGCGGCTCGGGCTGACCCATGTGCGCTGGCCGGACGAACTGCGCGCCTGTCTGACCACCCGCGGTTTCGCGGACGAGGTCCGTGCCGTGCTGGCCCGCAGCCGTGAGCTGGGCCTCGGCCCGGACGCCCTGGACGCGTTCGCCCGCCGCATCGGCCGCCCGGACTGGCGCGCCGCCGCCGCCTTCCTCGCCGAGTACCTGGACGTGCTGGACCTCCAAGGCGTGATCGACTACGCGGAGCTGGTGCACCGTGCGGTGCTGCTGGCCGGCCGCCCCGAGACCGGCGCCGCCCTGGCCGCGCGGTACGACGCCGTGTACGTCGACGAGTACCAGGACACCGACCCGGCCCAGGTGCGGCTGCTGCGCGCCCTGGCCGGCGGCGGCCGCACCCTGGTCGCGTTCGGCGACCCCGACCAGTCGATCTACACCTTCCGGGGCGCCGACGTGAACGGCATCCTCGACTTCCCCGAGGCCTTCCCGTGCGCCGACGGGCGCCCGGCCCCCGTCCAGGTGCTGCGCACCAACCGCCGCTCGGGCGGCGCGCTGCTGGAGGCCACCCGGCTGATCACCCGGCGCATGCCGCTGCCCCGGCTGCCCGCCGACAAGGTGCGCGCCCACCGGGAGCCGACCGCGGTACGCGACGGCGGCCGGGTCGAGGTCTACACGTACCCGACCCCGGGCACCGAGCTGGACAACATCGCGGACATCCTGCGCCGCGCCCACCTGGAGGACGGCGTCCCCTGGCGTGACATGGCCGTCCTGGTCCGCGCCGGCGCCCGCTCCCTGCCCACCCTGCGCCGCGCCCTCACCGCGGCCGGCGTCCCCCTGGACATCGACGGCGACGACCTCCCCCTGCGCCACGAACCGGCGGTGGCCCCGCTGCTCACGGCCCTGCGGGCGGTGGCGGTCGCGGAGGCACGGGAGCGGGAGGGCGGGGCCGCGGGGGAGCGGCCGGAGCCGGAGGCGGAGCAGCGGGCGGAGGCGCGGTCCCAGGAGGGGGCGGAGGCGGAAGCCCGGGCGGAGGCGCAGGCGCGCCCGGAGGCGGACGGGGGTTCGGAGCCGGACGGGGACACGGCGCCCGACAAGGGCGCGGCGAGCGATGCGGGCACGGCGGCCGACGAGGGCGCGGTGAGCGATGCGGCCCCGGCGGCCGACGAGGACCCGGCACCGGGCGAGCGCCCTGCCGTGGACGGCTCCCGCGCGCCGGACCGGGGCGCGGCGGCGGACGAGCACCCCGCCCCCGCCCGGCACCCGGCCGAGCCGCCCCGAAAGACGCCCTGGCTGGACACCGAGACCGCGCTCACCCTGCTCGGCTCCCCCCTCGCCGGCATGGACGCGGCCGATCTGCGCCGGCTGGGACGGGCGCTGCGCGAGGAGGAGCGGGCCGGCGGGAACCCGTTGCCGCCGCCCTCGGACGAGCTGCTCACCAGGGCGCTCGCCGAGCCCGAGCGGCTGGCCGTGCACGACCCGGCGTACGCCCGGGGCGCCCAGCGCCTCGGCGCGCTGCTGCGCACGGCCCGCGAGCGCCTCGCGAACGGCGGTACGGCCGAGGAGGCGCTGTGGGACCTGTGGTCCGGCACCCCCTGGCCCGGCCGCCTGGCGCGGGCCGCCCTGCGCGGCGGCGCGGCCGGCCGCAACGCCGACCGGGACCTGGACGCCGTCTGCGCCCTGTTCGCCACCGCCGCCCGCGCCGAGGAGCGCACCGGGGGCCGCGGCGCCCTGAACTTCCTGGCCGAGATCGAGGCCGAGGACATCGCCGCCGACACCCTCACCCGCCGCGCGGTGCGCCCCGACGCCGTACGCCTGATGACCGCGCACCGCGCCAAGGGCCTGGAGTGGCCACTCGTCGTCGTCGCGGGCGTGCAGGAGGGCCTGTGGCCCGACCTCAGGCGCCGCGGATCGCTGCTGGAGGCCGACCGGATCGGCCGCGACGGACTGGCCGAGCCGCTCACCCAGGGCGCGCTGCTCGCGGAGGAACGCCGCCTGTTCTACGCCGCCGCCACCCGCGCCCGCGACCGCCTGGTCGTCACCGCGGTGAAGGCGCCCGCCGAGGACGGCGACCAGCCCTCCCGGTTCCTGACCGAGCTGGGCGTCGAGCCCAGGGACGTCGCCGGCCGCCCCCGGCGCCCGCTGTCCGTGGCCGCGCTCGTCGCCGAGCTGCGCGCCACCACCGTCGACCCGCGCGCCTCCGCCGCCCTGCGCGAGGCCGCCGCCCGCCGCCTGGCCCGGCTCGCCGCGCTCACCGACGAGGACGGCCGCCCCCTCGTGCCGGCCGCGCACCCCTACCGCTGGTGGGGCATGTTCGAGCCGACCGAGAGCAAGGTGCCGCTGCGCCACCGCGACCAGCCCGTGGTGCTTTCCGGCAGCGCCCTCGACCAGCTGGCCAACACCTGTGCCCTGCAATGGTTCCTGGGCCGCGAGGTGAAGGCCGACGCACCCGCCACCGCGGCCCAGGGCTTCGGCAACGTCGTGCACGTCCTCGCCGACGAGGTCGCCTCCGGCCGCACCCCCGCCGACCTCGACGTCCTCATGGAACGCCTGGACTCGGTGTGGAACGCGCTCGCCTTCGACGCGCCCTGGAAGTCCCGCCAGGAGAAGGACAACGCCCGCGCCGCGCTCGAACGCTTCCTGAACTGGCACGTCCTGGACCGGGCGGGGCGCACCCCCGTCGCCAGCGAGCAGGACTTCGACGTCACCCTGGAGGCGGGCGACTACCAGGTCCGCGTCCGCGGCCAGATGGACCGCGTCGAGACGGACGCCGAGGGCCGCGCCTACGTGGTCGACTTCAAGACCGGCAAACAGGCCCCCACCGCGCGCGAGGTGGCCCGCCACCCCCAGCTCGCCGTCTACCAGCTCGCCGTCCGCGAGGGCGCCGCCGACACCGCCTTCGACGGCGCCCGCCCCGAGCCCGGCGGCGCCGAACTGGTCCACCTGCGCCAGGGCGCCGCCCAGCGCGACGGCGGCGAGGCGCTGCCCAAGGTGCAGAGCCAGGAACCGCTCGCGGGGGAGTGGGTCGGCGAGCTGCTGGCCACCGCCGCCGGGAAGGTCCTGGACGAGCGGTTCTCGCCCAGCGCCGGCCAGCACTGCGCCCACTGCGCCTTCCGCGCCTCGTGCAGCGCCCGGCCCGAGGGACGGCACGTGGTGGAGTGACGTACCGCACCCCACCCCGCTGACCTGGGCCTACCCTGCCCTGGAGGAGCGGCGCGCACGGGGCTGTCAGTGCCCCCCGCTAGCCTTTTGCGACATGCCCGCCCATCTCACCGATCCCGAGCAGCTCAAGGAGCTCCTCGGCATCCCCTTCACCCCGGAGCAGACGGCCTGCATCACCGCGCCGCCCGCCCCGCAGGTGATCGTGGCCGGAGCCGGGTCGGGCAAGACCACCGTGATGGCGGCCCGCGTGGTCTGGCTGGTCGGCACCGGGCAGGTCGCCCCCGAGCAGGTCCTCGGCCTGACCTTCACCAACAAGGCGGCGGGCGAGCTGGCCGAACGCGTCCGCAAGGCCCTCGTCAAGGCGGGCGTCACCGACCCCGACGCCCTCCCGCCGCCCGGCCGGCCCTCGGCGGCAGCGCCCTCCGCCGACCCCTCCTGGTGGGACCCGGACAACCCCCCGGGCGAGCCGGTGATCTCCACGTACCACTCCTTCGCCGGCCGCCTCCTCACCGACCACGGCCTGCGCATCGGCCTGGAGCCCGCCTCCCGCCTCCTCGCCGACGCCACCCGCTACCAGCTCGCCGCCCGCGTGCTGCGCGAGGCCCCCGGCCCCTACCCGGCGCTCACCCGCTCCTTCGCCGACCTCGTCAGCGATCTGCTCGCCCTCGACTCCGAACTCTCCGAGCACCTCGTGGAACCCGGCCGGCTGCGCACCTGGGACACGGAACTGCTGGCCGCCCTCGACGGCGCGAAACTCAGCAACGCCGAGCTGCGCAAGGTCCCCGAGACCGCCGCCGCCCGCCGCGAACTCACCGACCTGGTCCAGCGCTACCGGGCCGCCAAACGCGAACGGGACCTGCTCGACTTCGGCGACCAGATCGCCCTGTCCGCCCGCCTCGCCGGCCTGCCCGAGGTGGGCCGGCTGCTGCGCGAGGAGTTCCGGGTGGTCCTCCTGGACGAGTACCAGGACACCTCCGTCGCCCAACGCGTGCTGCTCGCGGGCCTGTTCGGCGGCGGCACCGGCCACCCGGTGACCGCCGTCGGCGACCCCTGCCAGGCCATCTACGGCTGGCGCGGCGCCTCCGTCGCCAACCTGGACGACTTCCCGGAACACTTCCGCCACGCCGACGGCCGCCCCGCCACCCGCCAGGCGCTCAGCGAGAACCGGCGCAGCGGCGGCCGCCTCCTCGACCTCGCCAACGGCCTCGCCGCCCCGCTGCGCGCGATGCACGCGGGCGTCGAAGCCCTCCGCCCCGCCCCCGGCGCCGAGCTCGACGGCCGGGTCCGCTGCGCCCTGCTGCCCACCCACGCCGAGGAGCTGGACTGGCTCGGCGACTCCATCGCCCACCTGGTGCGCACCGGCACCGCCCCCGGCGAGATCGCCGTGCTGTGCCGCACGGCGGGCGACTTCGGCGCGATCCAGGCCGCGCTCGTCGCCCGGGACGTCCCCGTCGAGGTGGTCGGCCTGTCCGGGCTGCTGCACCTGCCCGAGGTCGCCGACCTGGTCGCCGTCTGCGAGGTCCTCCAGGACCCCGGGGCCAACGCCGCCCTGGTGCGGCTGCTCACCGGGCCCCGCTGGCGCATCGGCCCCCGCGACCTCGCCCTGCTCGGCCGCAGCGCCCGCCTGCTGGTCGCCCACGCCCGCGCCGACGACGCCGACGACCCGGACCGCCGGCTGGCCGCCGCGGTGGAGGGCACCGACCCGGCCGAGGTGATATCGCTCGCCGACGCCCTGGACACCTTCCTGGACGCCTCCGGCGAGGACGACGACGGGCTGCCGTTCTCCCCGGACGCCCGGGTGCGCTTCGCCCGCCTCGCCGCCGAACTGCGCGAGCTGCGCCGCGCGTTGTCCGACCCGCTGATGGACGTGCTGCACCGCGTCCTCGCCGTCACCGGTCTGGAGGTGGAGCTGTCGGCCTCCCCGCACGCGCTGGCCGCCCGCCGCCGCGAGACCCTCGCCAACTTCCTCGACGTGGCCGCCTCCTTCTCCACGGGTGACGGCGAGGCCACCCTGCTCGCCTTCCTCGGCTTCCTGCGCACCGCCGCCCAGTACGAGAAGGGCCTCGACAACGCCCTGCCCGGCGGCGAGAACACCGTCAAGGTGCTCACCGCGCACAAGTCCAAGGGCCTGGAGTGGGACGTCGTGGCCGTGCCCGGCCTCGTCACCGGCACCTTCCCCAGCGCCCAGGGCCGCGACAAGTGGACCGCCCAGGCCAAGGTGCTGCCGCACGCGCTGCGCGGGGACGCCGACACCCTGCCCGACGTCGACGGCTGGGACGCGCGCGGCATGAAGGCCTTCCACGAGGCCATGAAGGACCACCAGCACACCGAGGAACTCCGCCTCGGCTACGTCACCTTCACCCGCCCCCGTTCCCTCCTGCTCGGCTCCGGCCACTGGTGGGGGCCCAGCCAGAAGAAGAAACGCGGCCCCTCCGACTTCCTCCGGGCGCTGCACGACCACTGCGCCGCCGGGTACGGCGAGATCGAGGCCTGGGCGGACGAACCCGGCGACGACGAGGAGAACCCGGCCCTGCGGGAGCCCGACACCGAGCAGGCCTGGCCGCTGCCCCTGGACCCGGAGGCCCTCGCCCGCCGCCGCGCGGCCGCCGAGACCGTCCTCGCCCACCTGGCGGCCCGGAACCCGGCCGACCCCGCCGTTCCCGCCGCCTCCGGCGACCCGGACTGGCCCGCACCGCCGGAGGAACCGCCGTACGACGAGCCGCCCTACGAGGACGAACCGCCCTACGAGGACGAGCCGCCGTACGACGAGGAGCCGTACGACGACGAGCCGTACGGCCCGTACGACGGCCCGGCCCCCGCCGCGCCCGCCGTCCCCCGCCAGGCGACCGGCCCCGCCGAACCGGTGCTCACCCCCGAGGAGAGCCGTCTGACCGCCTCCTGGGACCGCGATCTGGACGCGCTCACCCGGGAGCTGCTGCTGGCCCGCCGCACCGTCACCGACGTCCCCCTGCCCGTGACGCTCACCGCGACCCAGCTGCTGCTCCTGGCCGAGGACCCGGACGGGCTCGCGCAGGAGCTCGCCCGCCCCATGCCGCGCCCCCCGCAGCGGTCCGCACGCCGCGGCACCCGGTTCCACGCCTGGGTGGAGTCCCGCTACGAGGAGCTGGCGCTGCCCCTGCTGGAGCCCGACGAGCTGCCCGGCGGCGACGCGGAGATCGCCGACGAGGAGGACCTGGAGGCGCTGAAGGAGGCCTTCGAGCGCACCGAGTACGCCCGGCGCACGCCGTACCGCGTCGAGGCCCCGGTCCAGCTCACCCTCGCCGGGCGGATCGTGCGCGGCCGGATAGACGCCGTCTACCGCACGGGCGAGGGCAGGGCGGCGACGTACGAGATCGTGGACTGGAAGACCGGCCGCGAGCACACCGCCGATCCGCTCCAGCTCGCCGTCTACCGGCTGGCCTGGGCCGAGCAGCAGGGCGTCCCGCTCGACTCGGTCACCGCCGCGTTCCTGTACGTGCGCACCGGCGAGGTCGTCCGCCCCGCGGACCTGCCGGACCGGACCGCGCTGGAGCGGCTGCTCGGCGGCGACCCCGGCCGGACGCCCGGCACCGCGGGGCCGGCGCCGGACGTGACACAGCGCCCACCGCGAGTGTGACGAACCGCCCGCCGAGGATGCCCGCGCGGGCCGATAGGCTCGTGAGCATGAGCCAGACCCCGGACAGCGCCGTCCGCACGTACATCGAGCAGCACCGCGCCGCCTTCCTCGACGACCTCGCCGCATGGCTGCGCATCCCCTCCGTGTCGGCCCAGCCCGACCACGCGCCCGACGTGCGGCGCAGCGCGGACTGGCTCGCCGCCAAGCTGAGGGAGACCGGCTTCCCGACCGTCGAGGTGTGGCCCACCGAGGGCGCCCCGGCCGTCTTCGCCGAGTGGCCCTGCGACGACCCCGGGGCGCCCACCGTGCTGGTCTACGGCCACCACGACGTGCAGCCCGCCGCCCGCGAGGACGGCTGGGACAGCGATCCCTTCGAGCCGGTCGTGCGCGGCAACCGGCTCTACGCCCGCGGCGCCGCCGACGACAAGGGCCAGGTGTTCTTCCACACCCTCGGTGTGCGCGCCCACCTCGCCGCGACCGGCCGTACCGCCCCCGCGGTCGGTCTGAAGCTGCTGATCGAGGGCGAGGAGGAGTCCGGCTCCCCGCATTTCCGGGCCCTGGTGGAGGAGCGCGCGCAGCGCCTCACGGCCGACGCCGTGATCGTCTCCGACACCGGCATGTGGGCCGAGGACACCCCGACGGTGTGCACCGGCATGCGCGGCCTGGCCGAGTGCGAGATCCGCCTCCACGGCCCCGACCAGGACATCCACTCCGGCTCCTTCGGCGGCGCCGTGCCCAACCCGGCCACCGCCGTCGCCCGCCTGGTCGCCGCCCTGCACGACGAGCGGGGACGGGTGGCCGTGCCCGGCTTCTACGACGGCGTCGTGGAGCTGACCGAGCGCGAGCGCGAACTCTTCGCCGAGCTGCCCTTCGACGAGGAGCGCTGGCTGCGCACCGCCAAGTCCCGCGCCACCCACGGCGAGGCCGGGCTCACCACCCTGGAGCGCATCTGGGCCCGCCCGACCGCCGAGGTCAACGGGATCGGCGGCGGCTACCAGGGCCCCGGCAGCAAGACCATCATCCCGTCCTCGGCCATGGTCAAGCTGTCGTTCCGGCTGGTCGCCGGGCAGGACCCGGACCACGTCGAGAAGGCGGTCCGCGCCTGGGCCGCCGAGCAGGTGCCCGCCGGGATCCGCGCCGAGATCGACTTCGGCTCGGCCACCCGCCCCTGTCTGACCCCGCTCGACCACCCGGCGCTGCGCTCGGTGGCCCGGGCGATGGGCCGCGCCTTCGAGGGCCCGGTCCGCTTCACCCGCGAGGGCGGCTCCGGCCCCGCCGCCGACCTCCAGGAAGTCCTCGGCAGCCCCGTGCTCTTCCTGGGCATCTCCGTTCCCTCCGACGGCTGGCACGCGCCCAACGAGAAGGTCGAGCTGGACCTCCTCCTCAAGGGCGTCGAGACCAGCGCCTACCTGTGGGCCGACCTGGCCGAGAACTGGCGGCCCTCAGCCTGACCGGCCCGCACCGAGCCCCGGCACGGGGACGCCGGGGCGAGGGGCACACTGGAAGGACCGCCCCCCGCCCGCCCGACCCGGTGCGTCCTGTCGTACGTCCCGCCGAACCGCCCGCCGAAACCGAACCGCCCACTGGGGGAGTTGGAAGCACCCGTGACCACCTGGACCGACGACACAGCCGATCGACCCATCTCGCTGACCGCCCCCTGCGGCATCGACCGCGCCGCCCACCACCGGCTGGACGAGGCCTGGCTCGCGGCGGCGTGGAGCCACCCGACGACCCGCTGTTTCGTGGTCTCCGGCGGCCAGGTCCTCATCGACGAGACGCCCGACGGCCGGACCGAACTCGTCATGACGCCCTCCTTCGAGGCGCCGCTCACCGAGGCGCACCGCTACTTCCTCGGCATCGACGAGGACGGCGTGGCCTACTTCGCGCTCCAGAAGGACGCGCTGCCCGGCCGCATCGACCAGTCCGCGCGCCCGGCGGGCCTGCGCGAGGCCGGTCTGCTGCTGTCGGCGCGCGACACCGCGCTCATGGTGCACGCGGTCGGCCTGGAGAACTGGCAGCGCACCCACCGCTTCTGCTCCCGCTGCGGCGAGCGCACGGTCATCGCCGCCGCCGGTCACATCCGCCGCTGCCAGGCCTGCGGCGCGGAGCACTACCCGCGCACCGACCCGGCGGTGATCATGGCGGTCACCGACGCGGAGGACCGCATCCTGCTCGGCCGCCAGGTGCACTGGCCCGAGGGCCGCTTCTCCACGCTGGCCGGCTTCGTGGAGCCCGGCGAGTCCATCGAGCAGGCGGTGCGCCGCGAGGTCGCCGAGGAGGTCGGCGTCACCATCGGCGGCGTCGAGTACGTGGCGAGCCAGCCCTGGCCCTTCCCGTCCAGCCTGATGCTCGGCTTCATGGCCCGCGCCACCACCACCGAGATCCAGGTCGACGGCGACGAGATCTCCGAGGCCCGCTGGTTCTCCCGCCAGGAACTGCACGAGGCCTTCGAGTCCGGCGAGGTGCTGCCGCCCTACGGCATCTCCATCGCGGCCCGCCTGATCGAGATGTGGTACGGCAAGCCCCTGCCCACCCGCGCCGCCTTCTGAGGCACCCCGGCGGACCACCGGCCGGGTGCCGTGCGGCACGCCGGGTGTCGTCCGGCACACGAAAACGGCGGTTCCCAGTCACTCCGGACTCGGGAACCGCCGTTTCGCAGCTCGGGCCGTTACGCGGCGAGCTTCTGCTTGACCTGGGCCAGCGACGGGTTCGTCATGGTGGTGCCGTCCGCGAAGAGCACGGTCGGAACCGTCTGGTTGCCGCCGTTCGCCTTCTCCACGAACGCCGCGGACTCGGGGTCCTGCTCGATGTTGATCTCGGTGTAGGCGATGCCCTCCCGGTCCATCTGGCTCTTCAGCCGACGGCAGTAGCCGCACCAAGTCGTGCTGTACATCGTCACAGTGCCCTGCATGTCTCTCGCGCTCCTCAGGCAGCTCGGAAAAACGTCGTCCGCCAAGTGAACGCGGACGACCGGCCCGCCATTCCCACGGGGGGTATCCGGCCGGGACCGGCCGCCCCGGCTGTGACTCCCACCGCACCGGTACGACCATCCCACCCCGCCTGTGGACAACCGGCGCGGCCGCCCCGGGCGACCTGGCAGCATGGCTGGTGTGACAGCAGCAACGCACTCCCCCCTCTTCCCGCAGGTACCGGACGTCCCGGACTCCGCCGACGCGGTGCTCGAAGGGCTCGATCCCGAGCAGCGCGAGGTGGCCACCGCCCTGCGCGGCCCGGTGTGTGTGCTGGCCGGCGCGGGCACCGGCAAGACCCGGGCGATCACCCACCGCATCGCCTACGGGGTGCGCGCCGGGATCCTCCAGCCCACCAGCGTCCTCGCCGTCACCTTCACCAACCGTGCCGCCGGAGAGATGCGCGGCCGGCTGCGCCAGCTCGGCGCCCAGGGCGTCCAGGCCCGCACCTTCCACTCCGCGGCCCTGCGCCAGCTCCAGTACTTCTGGCCGAAAGCCATCGGCGGCGGCATGCCCCGGCTGATCGACCGCAAGATCCAGCTGGTCGCCGACGCGGCCGCGGCCCTCGGCACCCGGCTCGACCGCGGCGAGCTGCGCGACGTCACCAGCGAGATCGAATGGTGCAAGGTCACCCAGACGATCCCGGCCGACTACCCGTACGCGGCAGCGAAGGCCGGCCGCGAGTCCCCCCGCGACCCCACCGAGATCGCCCACCTGTACGCGGCCTACGAGGACCTCAAACGCGACCGCGCGGTGATCGACTTCGAGGACGTGCTGCTGCTCACCGTCGCCATCCTCCAGGACCGGCACGACATCGCCGAACAGATCCGCGCCCAGTACCAGCACTTCGTGGTGGACGAGTACCAGGACGTCAGCCCGCTCCAGCAGCGGCTGCTGGAACTGTGGCTCGGCGAGCGCGACGACCTGTGCGTCGTCGGCGACGCCAGCCAGACCATCTACTCGTTCACCGGAGCAACGCCCGACCACCTCCTCGACTTCCGCGTCCGGTACCCGGGCGCCACCGTCGTCAAGCTGGTGCGCGACTACCGCTCCACGCCCCAGGTCGTCCGCCTGGCCAACGGCCTGCTCGCCCAGGCCCACGGCCGCGCCGCCGACCACCGGCTGGAACTCATCTCCCAGCGCCCCTCCGGGCCCGAACCCGTCTACGCCGAGTACACCGACGAGCCGGCCGAGGCCGAGGGAGCCGCCCGCCGCATCCGCGAGCTGATCGACGCCGGCGTCCCGGCCGCCGAGATCGCCGTCCTGTTCCGCACCAACTCCCAGTCCGAGACCTACGAGCAGGCTCTGGCCGACGCCGGCGTGCCCTACCAGCTGCGCGGCGCCGAACGCTTCTTCGACCGGCCCGAGGTGCGCAAGGCCGGCATCGCCCTGCGCGGCGCCGCCCGCTTCGGCGGCAACGACGCCCTGCTGGACGGCGCCGTGGACCTGCCCTCCCAGGTCCGCGCCGTGCTGTCCGGCGAGGGCGGCTGGACCCCCGTGCCCCCGGCCGGCTCCGGCGCCGTCAGAGAACGCTGGGAATCCCTCGCCGCGCTGGTCAACCTCGCCCAGGACCTCGCCGCCGCCCGCCCGGGCGCCACCCTCGGCGACTTCGTGGCGGAACTGGACGAGCGGGCGAACACCCAGCACGCCCCCACCGTCCAGGGCGTCACCCTCGCCTCCCTGCACGCCGCCAAGGGCCTCGAATGGGACGCCGTCTTCCTGGTGGGCGTCGCCGAGGGCATGCTGCCCATCACCTACGCGAAGACGGACGAGCAGGTCGAGGAGGAGCGCCGTCTGCTCTACGTCGGCGTCACCCGCGCGCGCGAACGCCTCCATGTCTCCTGGGCCCTCTCCCGCTCGCCCGGCGGCCGCCCGAGCCGCAGGCCCAGCCGCTTCCTCGACGGGCTGCGCCCCGGCACCACCCCCACCGTGGGCCGCGGCGCCGCCGCGGCCGTCGGCGGCGTCGAGCGCGGCGTCCTCGCCGCGGCCGCGGCCGCGGTGCCTCGGCGCACCCAGCGCACCCCGGCCCGCTGCCGGGTCTGCGGCCGCACCCTCACCGACGCCGGCGAGATGAAACTGATGCGCTGCGAGGACTGCCCCTCCGACATGGACGAAGGGCTCTACGAGCGGCTGCGCGAGTGGCGGGCGGCGCAGGCCGCGCAGAGCGGTCAGCCGGACTTCTGCGTCTTCACCGACCGCACCCTGATGGCCATCGCGGAGGCCCGGCCGGACAGCGCCGCGGAACTCTCCCGCATCCCCGGCGTCCTCAGCCGCAAGCTGCGCAGCTACGGAGCCGATGTGCTGGCCATCTGCGCAGGTCAGGAAGTCGGCGGCGAGGACGCGGACGACTGATGCGAACTC
This Streptomyces misionensis DNA region includes the following protein-coding sequences:
- a CDS encoding MGMT family protein; the encoded protein is MSEQSPGEDILDTHPAELPEYAERVLQVAELVPPGRVMTYGDVAEWLEEGGPRQVGRVMALYGGAVPWWRIVRADGVLLPGHELRALAHYRAEGTPLKEAGRSAEGHLPRLDMRRARWDGGTGDEGHT
- a CDS encoding ATP-dependent helicase; the encoded protein is MSSSSTTGRPPHPEVRRGSRGAYRLVRTPPPRPASPVLDAAQRAVVDHRAGPLLVLAGPGTGKTTTLIESVAARIARGGDPERILVLTFSRRAALDLRDRMAQRIGAARAPRATTFHSYGYALVRAHQDGELFAEPLRLLSGPEQDVAVRELLAGQPELERLGLTHVRWPDELRACLTTRGFADEVRAVLARSRELGLGPDALDAFARRIGRPDWRAAAAFLAEYLDVLDLQGVIDYAELVHRAVLLAGRPETGAALAARYDAVYVDEYQDTDPAQVRLLRALAGGGRTLVAFGDPDQSIYTFRGADVNGILDFPEAFPCADGRPAPVQVLRTNRRSGGALLEATRLITRRMPLPRLPADKVRAHREPTAVRDGGRVEVYTYPTPGTELDNIADILRRAHLEDGVPWRDMAVLVRAGARSLPTLRRALTAAGVPLDIDGDDLPLRHEPAVAPLLTALRAVAVAEAREREGGAAGERPEPEAEQRAEARSQEGAEAEARAEAQARPEADGGSEPDGDTAPDKGAASDAGTAADEGAVSDAAPAADEDPAPGERPAVDGSRAPDRGAAADEHPAPARHPAEPPRKTPWLDTETALTLLGSPLAGMDAADLRRLGRALREEERAGGNPLPPPSDELLTRALAEPERLAVHDPAYARGAQRLGALLRTARERLANGGTAEEALWDLWSGTPWPGRLARAALRGGAAGRNADRDLDAVCALFATAARAEERTGGRGALNFLAEIEAEDIAADTLTRRAVRPDAVRLMTAHRAKGLEWPLVVVAGVQEGLWPDLRRRGSLLEADRIGRDGLAEPLTQGALLAEERRLFYAAATRARDRLVVTAVKAPAEDGDQPSRFLTELGVEPRDVAGRPRRPLSVAALVAELRATTVDPRASAALREAAARRLARLAALTDEDGRPLVPAAHPYRWWGMFEPTESKVPLRHRDQPVVLSGSALDQLANTCALQWFLGREVKADAPATAAQGFGNVVHVLADEVASGRTPADLDVLMERLDSVWNALAFDAPWKSRQEKDNARAALERFLNWHVLDRAGRTPVASEQDFDVTLEAGDYQVRVRGQMDRVETDAEGRAYVVDFKTGKQAPTAREVARHPQLAVYQLAVREGAADTAFDGARPEPGGAELVHLRQGAAQRDGGEALPKVQSQEPLAGEWVGELLATAAGKVLDERFSPSAGQHCAHCAFRASCSARPEGRHVVE